GATATTGAACACCCTGTGCGACCGGGGCATCGTGGACAAGGCCGGCAAAAGGGGCGGTTACCGGCTGGGCATGAAGCTCCTCTATCTCGGAAACCGGCTTCAGGACAACATCCGGCTCCGGTCGGTGGCCAGGCCGTTCATGGAGGGGCTGGCAGAGGCGACCCACAAGACCGTGGAACTTACCACCCTGGACCGGGATCAGCTCATCCTCATCGAGCAGATCGAAGGCTCCGAGGGGATCCGCCTCTACACGCGCATCGGGAGCGCCTATCCCTATTTTCATGCGGTGGCCGTGGGAAAGGTCTATCTGGCGCACATGGCCGCGGACAAGCGGCACAAGGTCCTCTCGGCCATCGGCCTCCCCCCGGTCACGGAACAGACCATTACCCGGACGGACCGGCTTGAAGAGGAGCTGAAAGGGATCATGGAAAAAGGGTATGCGTTGGAGGATCAGGAATTGCGAAAAGGAGTGAGGCGGGTCGTGGCCCCCATCTATGACCACCGGAAGCACCTGGCCGGCTGCATCGGGGTCGCAGCCACCATCTTCAGCCTCGAAAGAGACGATATCGCGGATCTGGGACAACAGGTCGTGGAAACGGCCCGGCAGATCTCGAACCATATGGGGAATCCGGGATGAACCGATTTTTCTATCCTTCCAGCATCGCCGTCTTCGGCGTGGCCGACCATTCCAGGAATCTGGCCAAGAATATCGTGGGCCAGTCCCTGGAATTCGGTTACAAGGGGGCGATCTATCCGGTGGGGCGCGAGTCGGGGACGGTGCACGGAAAGACCATCATCTCCGATCCCTGGGCCTTGCCCGGGGGGATCGATCTGGCGGTGATCCTGGTCCCTGCCCGGTTTGTGGCGGACACACTCCGTATCTGCGGTGAAAAGGGGATCGTCCGGGCCGTCATTTCCACCGGCGGATTCCGGGAACTGGGGGAAGCGGGGCGTCAGGCGGAAAGGGAGATGATCGATGCGGCCGGACGCTACAAGATCCGATTCATCGGGCCCAACTGCATCGGCGTCATCTGTCCCGGATCAGGTCTTTCCACGCCGTTCAATCCGATGCAGCCCGGGCGCTTCAAAAAGGGTCCGGTGGGCATCATCGTTCAGAGCGGGGGCGTCACCACCCAGTCGGCCTACTGCTTTTCTGAAGAGTATATCGGATTTTCAAAGGTCATCAGTGTGGGCAACAAACTGGACCTGGATGAGATCGATTTTGTAAGATATCTCCTTCAGGATGAAGAGACCGAACAGATCCACATGTACGTCGAGAGCATTCAGGATGGGAGGGAACTACTACGGCTGGCCAGGGAATCGTCGAAACCGTTTGTTGTCTTCAAGTCCAACGTGAGCAGGACCGCATCGGACATCGCCTATTCCCACACCGCGGCCCTTTCCAACAACGACGCCGTCGTGGACGGGGCCTTGAAACAGGGCGGGATCGTGCGGGTGGAGGACCTTCACCAGATGACCCTGGCCGCCAAGGTCCTCCGGCTTCCTCCGCTCAAAGGGGAACGGCTGGCGGTCATCTCCATGTCCGGCGGCTTTGCCGTCATCCTGGGGGATGCGTGCGAGCGATACGGCTTCACCTGTCCGCCGCTTCCGCCCGAACTCATGAAAAAGATCGAGGGATTCCGAAGGGCCGGGGTCATCCGCATGTCCAACCCGATGGATTTCGGCGACGTCCACGACATCCGGGCACTGGCATTCACCCTGGAGCACTGCCTGGCCCTGGAGGATATTGACGGGCTCGTCCTCTCGTTCATGTACGAGCCTGAGATGGTGAAGATGTTCGGCGACGGGATCGGCACCCCCGAACAGATGTTGAATTTCGCCGCAAGACTCTCCCGGGAGCACAACAAACCGATCGCCCTCAGCTTTTTCGCTGAAAGGCGGCATATCGAGGACTTCAAGCGGCTGAACACATTCCCGGTTTTCAATGATCCGGTGGAGAGTGTCCGGGCCCTCCGCCTGCTGAGGGATTACTGGCGGGGAAGGGACTGACAACCATTACTCGGGAGTCACGCCGTGGTCCCGTCTTTTCAATCGACGGGGAAGATCGTCGGCGTCCCTTGTCGGGTTCAACGGCAATCCGTCACCCTATGAACACGATTATTCCCATAAGAAAAGACCTCTTCTTTATTCAGCGGGGATGGCTGAACGGCAACCATTTTGTGTTTGACGGCCACACCAAGGCCTTGATCGACACGGGGTATAAGGGCGATCTGGAAACCACCCTCCGGCTCATCGAACAGACCGGATTTAATATTGCGGACACCCGGATGATCATCGGCACCCACGGTCATTGCGACCATATCGGCGGCAATCGGACGATCCAGCAGGAGACCGGCTGCCGGATCATGATGCACCCTGTTGAGAAGTTTTTCATGGACCACCGGAACGACTGGTTCACATGGTGGCGGTATTATGACCAGGAGGCCGATTTCTACCACGTCACGGACACGCTCGAACACGGGGCCTGTTTCAGACTGGACGACCTTCAACTCCAGGTAATTCATACCCCGGGGCATGCCTCCGGCGGCATCGCCCTGTATGCCCCGGAAGAGGAATTCCTGATCTCCGGGGACGCCCTCTGGGACGGCGACATCGGCGCGCTGACACCTCGGATCGAGGGCAACAACTGCCTCTTCCTGGCCCTTCAAAGCCTGGACAGGCTCTCCCCGCTCAAGGTCCGGAAGGTATTCCCGGGGCACGGGCCGGCGTTCACCGATTTCAGCGCGGCCCTGGCGCGAACCCGTGCCAGGCTGGAGAGATTCATCAAAGATCCCGCTCTCATGGGCCTCGATCAGATCAAAAAAATCCTCGTCTATATTCTGATGATGAAGAAGGGATTTCGCCGGGACGGCTTTTTTGACTACCTCGTGCAGATGTCCTGGTTTCGGGAAACCGTGGACATCTTCTTTGATGGGGATTATAGAAGGACATACGACAGGATAATTACGGATTTTCTGGACAAGGGGATTGTGGTCATCGACCGGGAGACGTATCAAACCACGGTTCACCCGTAATCGGTTTCATTCGCCGGGGCGTCTTTCCGCCGGTCTGATACACCGGCATCGCGCAGGCC
This Deltaproteobacteria bacterium DNA region includes the following protein-coding sequences:
- a CDS encoding IclR family transcriptional regulator translates to MEQKGSAHAPAVNRALDIIELLAICEREVSLSEILTRLTIPRQSLIRILNTLCDRGIVDKAGKRGGYRLGMKLLYLGNRLQDNIRLRSVARPFMEGLAEATHKTVELTTLDRDQLILIEQIEGSEGIRLYTRIGSAYPYFHAVAVGKVYLAHMAADKRHKVLSAIGLPPVTEQTITRTDRLEEELKGIMEKGYALEDQELRKGVRRVVAPIYDHRKHLAGCIGVAATIFSLERDDIADLGQQVVETARQISNHMGNPG
- a CDS encoding CoA-binding protein; the encoded protein is MNRFFYPSSIAVFGVADHSRNLAKNIVGQSLEFGYKGAIYPVGRESGTVHGKTIISDPWALPGGIDLAVILVPARFVADTLRICGEKGIVRAVISTGGFRELGEAGRQAEREMIDAAGRYKIRFIGPNCIGVICPGSGLSTPFNPMQPGRFKKGPVGIIVQSGGVTTQSAYCFSEEYIGFSKVISVGNKLDLDEIDFVRYLLQDEETEQIHMYVESIQDGRELLRLARESSKPFVVFKSNVSRTASDIAYSHTAALSNNDAVVDGALKQGGIVRVEDLHQMTLAAKVLRLPPLKGERLAVISMSGGFAVILGDACERYGFTCPPLPPELMKKIEGFRRAGVIRMSNPMDFGDVHDIRALAFTLEHCLALEDIDGLVLSFMYEPEMVKMFGDGIGTPEQMLNFAARLSREHNKPIALSFFAERRHIEDFKRLNTFPVFNDPVESVRALRLLRDYWRGRD
- a CDS encoding MBL fold metallo-hydrolase — its product is MNTIIPIRKDLFFIQRGWLNGNHFVFDGHTKALIDTGYKGDLETTLRLIEQTGFNIADTRMIIGTHGHCDHIGGNRTIQQETGCRIMMHPVEKFFMDHRNDWFTWWRYYDQEADFYHVTDTLEHGACFRLDDLQLQVIHTPGHASGGIALYAPEEEFLISGDALWDGDIGALTPRIEGNNCLFLALQSLDRLSPLKVRKVFPGHGPAFTDFSAALARTRARLERFIKDPALMGLDQIKKILVYILMMKKGFRRDGFFDYLVQMSWFRETVDIFFDGDYRRTYDRIITDFLDKGIVVIDRETYQTTVHP